From Candidatus Omnitrophota bacterium, a single genomic window includes:
- a CDS encoding ATP-grasp domain-containing protein: LMKNRVRILGTSPDSIDIAEDRKRFAKLLETLKLHQAPNGTAFSFDEAKKIAKKIGYPILVRPSYVLGGRAMEIVYDEETLEKFIKEAAEVSGEHPVLIDKFLEDAIEVDVDMIGDGETFVVGGIMEHIEYAGIHSGDSAMVLPPYSLSKDILDKIRTATYKMAKELNIKGLMNVQYAVKENKVYVLEVNPRASRTIPFVSKAVGVPLAKLATKVLLGRKLKNLGFTEEVIPPYITVKESVFPFNRFPGVDIILGPEMKSTGEVMGIDSDFGRAYIKSQLAAGQNLPRKGTVFISVCDRDKRDIVFIAKQIQDLGFKIYATSGTAQVLEKNGIKVQVLPKIAEGRPNVLDLIKDGKIQLVINTPSGRVPRKDELRIRSQVILHNIPYTTTISGAQATVNGIEAMLKKELGVKSLQEYHRIIDSKSAPFRG, encoded by the coding sequence CTTTGATGAAAAATAGAGTTAGAATATTAGGAACAAGTCCTGATTCTATTGATATAGCAGAAGACAGAAAAAGATTTGCTAAACTACTGGAAACTCTCAAACTTCATCAAGCACCAAATGGAACTGCTTTTTCTTTTGATGAAGCAAAAAAAATAGCAAAAAAAATAGGTTATCCAATTTTAGTAAGACCTTCTTATGTTTTAGGTGGTAGAGCAATGGAAATTGTTTATGATGAAGAAACCTTAGAGAAATTTATTAAAGAGGCTGCAGAAGTTTCCGGCGAGCATCCTGTTTTAATTGATAAATTTTTAGAAGATGCTATTGAAGTGGACGTAGATATGATTGGAGACGGAGAAACTTTTGTTGTCGGAGGCATTATGGAGCATATTGAATATGCAGGAATTCATTCTGGAGATTCTGCCATGGTGCTTCCTCCTTATAGTTTATCCAAAGATATTTTAGATAAAATAAGAACCGCTACCTATAAAATGGCAAAGGAGTTAAATATAAAAGGATTGATGAATGTGCAATATGCAGTTAAGGAGAATAAAGTATATGTTTTAGAAGTTAATCCCCGTGCCTCCCGGACAATTCCTTTCGTTTCTAAAGCAGTGGGAGTTCCTTTAGCAAAATTGGCAACAAAAGTTTTGTTGGGAAGAAAACTGAAAAATTTGGGATTTACAGAGGAGGTTATTCCCCCATATATAACTGTTAAAGAATCGGTTTTCCCCTTTAACCGTTTTCCAGGAGTGGATATTATTCTTGGTCCAGAGATGAAATCCACGGGAGAGGTAATGGGAATAGATAGTGATTTTGGGCGTGCTTATATAAAAAGCCAATTGGCCGCCGGACAAAATCTTCCCAGAAAAGGAACCGTTTTTATTTCTGTTTGCGACCGAGATAAAAGAGACATTGTTTTTATTGCTAAACAAATACAGGATTTAGGATTTAAAATCTATGCCACTTCAGGAACAGCCCAAGTGTTGGAAAAGAATGGAATTAAAGTACAAGTTTTGCCAAAGATTGCAGAAGGAAGACCAAATGTCTTAGATTTGATTAAAGATGGTAAAATTCAATTGGTAATTAATACTCCTTCAGGGAGAGTTCCTCGCAAGGATGAATTAAGAATTCGTTCCCAGGTAATTTTGCACAACATTCCTTATACTACTACTATTTCTGGAGCTCAGGCAACGGTAAATGGAATAGAGGCGATGCTTAAGAAAGAATTGGGAGTAAAATCATTGCAAGAATATCACCGGATAATAGATTCGAAATCCGCACCCTTTAGGGGCTAG
- a CDS encoding secondary thiamine-phosphate synthase enzyme YjbQ, translating into MRKFDMEKIIIKTTKRVDLVDITEKIGSLVRKSGIKEGICFLFCPHTTAGITINENADPSVRHDIINVLNKLIPQDGNYAHAEGNADSHAKATLIGPSLSIFIENGELCLGSWQGVYFCEGDGPRQREVWVKII; encoded by the coding sequence ATGCGGAAGTTTGATATGGAGAAGATTATTATAAAGACGACAAAAAGGGTTGATTTGGTGGATATTACCGAAAAGATAGGAAGTTTGGTTAGAAAAAGCGGCATAAAAGAAGGAATTTGTTTTCTTTTTTGTCCTCATACTACTGCGGGGATTACCATTAATGAAAATGCTGATCCCTCGGTAAGGCATGATATAATAAATGTGTTGAATAAACTTATTCCCCAAGATGGTAATTATGCTCATGCTGAAGGTAATGCCGACAGTCATGCAAAGGCCACCCTTATAGGACCGTCTTTGTCAATTTTTATTGAAAATGGAGAACTCTGTTTAGGAAGCTGGCAAGGGGTATATTTTTGTGAAGGAGATGGGCCAAGACAGAGAGAAGTTTGGGTGAAGATAATTTAA